One genomic segment of Gossypium arboreum isolate Shixiya-1 chromosome 3, ASM2569848v2, whole genome shotgun sequence includes these proteins:
- the LOC128290578 gene encoding 26S proteasome non-ATPase regulatory subunit 14 homolog: protein MLHRHYYSIAINYRKNELEEKMLLNLHKKKWTDGLTLRHFDTHSKPMNRLFSNPRKNEPRSHEMPNLAIKYNKVVQEEDELPLEKLAIANVGRQDAKKHLEEHVSNLMSSNIVQTLATMLDTVLF from the exons atgttacatcgaCATTATTACTCTATAGCCATTAACTACAGGAAGAATGAACTTGAGGAAAAGATGTTGTTAAATCTTCATAAGAAGAAGTGGACTGATGGGTTGACACTTAGGCATTTTGATACCCATTCTAAACCAATGAACAGACTGTTCAG TAATCCTCGTAAAAATGAGCCTCGGTCTCAT GAAATGCCAAATTTAGCTATAAAATACAATAAGGTTGTCCAAGAGGAAGATGAATTACCTCTTGAGAAGTTGGCAATCGCAAATGTTGGGAGGCAAGATGCCAAGAAGCATTTAGAAGAACATGTGTCAAACTTGATGTCCTCGAACATAGTTCAAACTTTGGCAACTATGCTCGACACAGTTCTGTTCTAG